From a region of the Burkholderia sp. PAMC 26561 genome:
- a CDS encoding SMP-30/gluconolactonase/LRE family protein, whose product MKTAHVERVEASGRIPAQVGESPVWREAEQALYWVDIPARTIARVQVETGTRTDWVLPEKVACIAFDRNGTVLAGCETGLFAVTLSDANDVTVRRVAAPDFPFADMRFNDGRCDRQGRFWAGTMVQDMAAANPAGVLYRYDAQGLLSAPVVCDLITQNGLAWSPDGTTMYLSDSHPSRRLVWAFDFDIDSGEPRNRRVFADLNRFKGRPDGAAIDTDGCYWTCANDAGVLLRFTPGGALDRTLELPVSKPSMCTFGGRDLDTLFITSIQPATGANELDGHLLAVRPGVRGVHECDYAGLL is encoded by the coding sequence ATGAAAACAGCACACGTGGAACGCGTCGAAGCATCCGGTCGGATCCCGGCGCAAGTGGGCGAGAGTCCGGTATGGCGCGAAGCCGAACAGGCGTTGTACTGGGTCGATATCCCCGCGCGCACGATCGCCCGCGTGCAGGTGGAAACAGGTACGCGCACCGACTGGGTATTGCCGGAAAAGGTTGCGTGCATCGCGTTCGATCGCAACGGCACCGTGCTGGCGGGCTGTGAGACCGGGCTATTTGCAGTGACGCTATCGGACGCGAATGACGTGACTGTGAGGCGGGTCGCCGCGCCCGATTTCCCCTTCGCCGACATGCGCTTCAACGACGGCCGATGCGACCGGCAAGGCCGCTTCTGGGCCGGCACGATGGTGCAGGACATGGCGGCGGCGAACCCGGCTGGCGTGTTGTACCGATACGACGCACAAGGCCTGCTTTCGGCGCCCGTGGTGTGCGATCTGATCACGCAGAACGGCCTGGCATGGTCGCCCGACGGCACGACGATGTACCTCTCGGACTCGCATCCGTCGCGCCGCCTCGTGTGGGCATTCGACTTCGACATCGACTCCGGCGAGCCCCGCAACCGCCGTGTCTTCGCCGATCTGAACCGCTTCAAGGGACGCCCGGACGGCGCTGCAATCGATACCGACGGCTGCTACTGGACCTGCGCGAACGACGCCGGCGTGCTGCTGCGCTTCACGCCCGGCGGCGCACTGGACCGCACCCTGGAACTGCCAGTCAGCAAGCCGTCCATGTGCACGTTCGGCGGCCGCGATCTCGACACGCTCTTCATCACATCCATACAACCAGCAACCGGCGCCAACGAACTCGACGGGCATCTGCTCGCAGTCCGGCCAGGTGTTCGCGGCGTGCACGAATGCGATTACGCGGGTTTGCTATGA
- a CDS encoding porin encodes MQSRHAKKAVLLGLATLASPVFAQNSVTLYGIIDDSITYQSSQTSLGSNKGGRSNVKMLPGVWAGSRFGLKGAEDLGGGNKAIFQLESGFNSATGGQQFTNAMFGRQAWVGLTNPAYGTFTAGRQYTSYYTLLAPYSPTTWLTGAFGAHPGDLDELDTIYRANNSLVYTSPKFYGVTISGSYSFAGVPGSVNQGSTWSGAVQYANGPFGLAAGITRINNSTPGGGAFGADSTTNSAGQSGVSAVTNGYQTAQAQQRIAVAGGYTFTQALDITFTYSNVQYIPGINSSFKTTEIFNTGGAVLHWKPVTLIDLAAGYSYTRATKANGITSSAQYQQFNLSEYYSLSKRTGLYALQAYQRANGKTLGTNGVSIINATSAIGDGFQSAPSSSPSQFAAGVGIIHRF; translated from the coding sequence ATGCAGTCACGCCACGCCAAAAAGGCCGTCCTTCTCGGCCTTGCCACCCTCGCTTCGCCGGTCTTTGCCCAGAACAGCGTGACGCTGTACGGCATTATCGATGACTCGATCACGTATCAAAGCAGCCAGACGTCGCTGGGTTCGAACAAGGGCGGACGCTCGAACGTCAAGATGCTGCCGGGCGTCTGGGCAGGCAGCCGTTTCGGCCTCAAGGGCGCAGAAGACCTCGGCGGCGGCAACAAGGCGATCTTCCAGCTCGAGTCGGGTTTCAACTCGGCAACGGGCGGCCAGCAATTCACCAACGCAATGTTCGGCCGCCAGGCATGGGTTGGCTTGACGAATCCCGCCTACGGTACGTTCACCGCAGGCCGCCAGTACACGTCGTACTACACGCTGCTCGCGCCGTACAGCCCGACCACCTGGCTGACCGGCGCGTTCGGCGCGCATCCGGGCGACCTGGATGAACTCGATACGATTTATCGTGCGAACAATTCGCTGGTCTATACGTCGCCGAAATTTTATGGCGTCACGATCAGCGGCTCATATTCGTTCGCAGGCGTTCCCGGCAGCGTGAATCAAGGCTCGACGTGGAGCGGCGCGGTCCAGTACGCGAATGGTCCGTTCGGCCTTGCGGCAGGCATCACGCGCATCAACAACTCGACGCCGGGCGGCGGCGCGTTCGGCGCGGATTCCACCACGAACTCGGCGGGGCAATCGGGTGTATCGGCGGTGACCAATGGCTATCAGACCGCGCAGGCGCAGCAGCGCATTGCGGTCGCCGGCGGTTATACGTTCACGCAAGCGCTCGACATCACGTTCACATATTCGAACGTGCAGTACATCCCGGGCATCAACTCGAGCTTCAAGACGACCGAGATCTTCAACACGGGCGGCGCCGTGCTGCACTGGAAACCGGTTACGCTGATCGACCTCGCTGCGGGCTATAGCTATACGCGTGCGACGAAGGCCAACGGCATCACCAGTTCCGCTCAGTACCAGCAGTTCAACCTGTCCGAGTACTATTCGTTGTCCAAGCGCACGGGCCTTTACGCTCTGCAGGCTTATCAGCGCGCGAACGGCAAGACGCTCGGCACGAACGGCGTAAGCATCATCAACGCAACGTCGGCAATCGGCGATGGTTTCCAGTCGGCGCCATCTTCGTCGCCGAGCCAGTTTGCGGCGGGCGTGGGTATCATCCACCGGTTCTGA
- a CDS encoding alpha/beta hydrolase, with product MHDGGIEASLRCFGPKQFGRGVWAHGFAPRAWRAQRHPCGGRGQHVVAVQNPLSSLADDAAAAKRAIDAQNGPVVLVGHSWGGVVITEAGNDDKVKALVYVAAFAPDNNTSINDMLKGKPAPAWASELQKDSGNYLTLSTDAIIHQFAQDLPVPQARLIAATQGPWAASATDDKVSTAAWHSKPSWFVIADKDHMIDPRLQTAMAAQIGATTTHVNSSHVAMVSQPNAVAAAIIAAATKVH from the coding sequence ATCCATGACGGTGGTATCGAAGCGTCCTTGCGCTGTTTCGGCCCGAAGCAATTCGGCCGCGGCGTGTGGGCTCATGGCTTCGCGCCACGGGCGTGGCGAGCGCAACGCCACCCATGCGGCGGACGCGGCCAGCATGTAGTCGCGGTCCAGAATCCGCTGAGCTCGCTCGCCGATGACGCCGCCGCAGCCAAACGCGCGATCGATGCGCAAAACGGGCCGGTCGTGCTCGTCGGCCATTCGTGGGGCGGCGTGGTGATCACCGAGGCCGGCAACGACGACAAGGTGAAGGCGCTCGTCTACGTCGCCGCGTTCGCGCCGGACAACAACACGTCGATCAACGACATGCTCAAGGGCAAGCCGGCGCCTGCCTGGGCAAGTGAATTGCAAAAGGATTCAGGCAATTACCTGACGCTTTCCACCGATGCAATCATCCACCAGTTCGCGCAGGATCTGCCGGTGCCACAGGCCCGGCTGATCGCCGCGACGCAAGGTCCATGGGCGGCCAGCGCGACTGACGACAAGGTGTCGACCGCTGCATGGCACTCGAAGCCGTCGTGGTTTGTCATCGCCGACAAGGATCACATGATCGATCCGCGTCTGCAAACAGCCATGGCCGCTCAAATCGGCGCGACTACCACGCATGTCAATTCGAGCCACGTGGCGATGGTGAGCCAGCCGAACGCAGTGGCGGCAGCGATCATCGCGGCGGCAACCAAGGTGCATTGA
- a CDS encoding DeoR/GlpR family DNA-binding transcription regulator: MQRTRRDATDALLPDERAELILERLRSRGRVLAADLAAEFSTSEHTIRRHLRDLADAGHCKRVYGGALLISPASTAGSTRLREAGDRKAVLAALAASIVRPGQIILLDAGSTNVAIAAALPDNADLTVVTNSPDACSRLMDRPGIDVILVGGRMSPRGAGAVGATALLQVQQIRADLCFLGACAIDTTEGVAAFDAEDAELKRAMVKASGLVAIAMTSEKLMTAAPYFVAPASGIDHLILEADVPAERLGAFENLCGNVMVAR; the protein is encoded by the coding sequence ATGCAGAGAACCCGCCGCGACGCCACCGACGCCCTCCTCCCCGACGAACGTGCCGAGCTGATACTCGAACGCCTGCGCTCACGCGGCCGCGTCCTGGCCGCAGACCTCGCAGCAGAATTCAGCACATCCGAGCACACCATCCGCCGCCACCTGCGCGACCTCGCCGATGCCGGCCACTGCAAGCGCGTCTATGGCGGCGCACTGCTGATATCGCCGGCATCGACTGCCGGTTCAACGCGTCTGCGCGAAGCCGGCGATCGCAAGGCAGTGCTCGCGGCATTGGCGGCGAGCATCGTCCGGCCGGGGCAGATCATCTTGCTCGACGCCGGCTCGACCAACGTCGCGATCGCCGCTGCGTTGCCCGATAACGCGGATCTCACAGTCGTGACGAACTCCCCCGATGCCTGTTCGCGGCTGATGGATCGTCCTGGTATCGATGTAATCCTGGTTGGTGGGCGCATGAGTCCGCGCGGCGCCGGAGCGGTCGGTGCCACCGCGTTGCTGCAGGTCCAGCAAATCAGGGCGGACCTGTGCTTTCTGGGCGCGTGCGCGATCGATACCACTGAAGGCGTCGCCGCATTCGATGCTGAGGATGCCGAACTGAAACGTGCAATGGTAAAAGCGAGTGGGCTAGTCGCCATAGCAATGACATCGGAGAAATTGATGACTGCAGCACCTTATTTTGTAGCGCCTGCGTCGGGCATCGACCACCTGATACTGGAAGCGGATGTCCCCGCCGAACGCCTTGGTGCATTTGAAAACCTTTGCGGCAACGTGATGGTGGCGCGATGA
- a CDS encoding LysR family transcriptional regulator, giving the protein MEHVDWDDLRILLAIAREGTMRAAALACDLSAATLSRRLTELERRLGEPLIDRVPSGCTVTVFGQQVLTWAEQMEILAHQIERAGDVTGSHGLEGTVRINAVEWMSYILMKLLGSFQERFPGLAIEVLTSQRPYNLARREADIAIWSECPEEGDLYVRRIGKVRFGLYASRDYYLRHKVAIKRREWNKLSFVGYDERRGDHPAARWLKTLPGAPEPSLRCSYVLGVFDGVLGGSGLGVLAQLAGDTTSDLVCVEPHIRELDQDVWMVLHPALRGSERIRAVSNLVADIFR; this is encoded by the coding sequence ATGGAACACGTCGACTGGGACGATCTGCGCATTTTGCTGGCCATCGCGCGTGAAGGCACCATGCGGGCTGCGGCTTTGGCGTGCGATCTGAGCGCCGCGACGCTCTCGCGCCGGCTGACCGAACTCGAAAGAAGACTAGGTGAACCCCTGATTGACCGCGTGCCTTCCGGCTGTACGGTGACCGTGTTCGGGCAACAGGTCCTGACATGGGCCGAGCAAATGGAAATCCTCGCGCATCAGATCGAGCGCGCCGGCGACGTCACCGGTTCTCATGGTCTTGAGGGCACGGTCAGGATCAACGCCGTCGAATGGATGTCCTACATCCTGATGAAGCTGCTCGGCTCCTTCCAGGAAAGATTCCCGGGGCTGGCTATCGAAGTGCTGACGTCGCAGCGCCCTTATAACCTTGCGCGTCGTGAGGCGGACATTGCCATCTGGTCGGAATGTCCGGAGGAAGGCGACCTGTATGTCCGGCGTATCGGCAAGGTGCGCTTTGGTTTGTACGCATCGCGTGATTATTATCTGCGTCACAAGGTGGCGATCAAACGGCGCGAGTGGAACAAGCTCTCGTTCGTGGGATACGACGAGCGGCGTGGCGATCATCCGGCGGCGCGGTGGCTGAAGACCTTGCCGGGCGCGCCGGAACCGAGCCTTCGATGCAGCTATGTCCTCGGCGTCTTCGACGGCGTGCTTGGAGGCTCGGGCCTGGGTGTGCTCGCGCAACTCGCGGGCGACACCACCAGTGACCTCGTTTGCGTCGAACCGCATATTCGCGAGCTTGATCAGGACGTATGGATGGTGCTGCATCCGGCGCTTCGAGGAAGCGAGCGCATACGTGCGGTATCGAATCTTGTCGCGGATATTTTTCGCTGA
- a CDS encoding lysozyme inhibitor LprI family protein: MAILHVNRPASMINKLSHEPGRWIAPLLLVSCLCAATATSAFAASAEPRDKTSDALDACLNNPKTISTADMSDCYSVAYKAFDHRLNVAYQRLLKTLPAVPAQKLKASQRTWLTFRDAELATQSAIFATRQGTMYVPMQEDEGMSLTRDRALRLESYLGVMSVGEP, from the coding sequence ATGGCGATCCTTCATGTCAACAGACCCGCTTCGATGATCAACAAGCTCTCTCATGAACCCGGCCGATGGATCGCCCCGCTGCTCCTGGTTTCGTGCCTCTGCGCGGCAACAGCAACATCGGCTTTCGCCGCGTCCGCAGAACCCAGGGACAAGACATCCGACGCGCTGGACGCGTGCCTGAACAATCCGAAGACCATCTCGACCGCGGACATGTCGGATTGTTATTCGGTCGCCTACAAGGCGTTTGATCATCGATTGAACGTTGCGTATCAGCGCTTGCTGAAGACGCTTCCGGCCGTGCCCGCACAAAAGCTGAAGGCATCGCAGCGGACCTGGCTGACTTTCCGCGATGCCGAACTGGCGACGCAATCGGCAATTTTCGCAACGCGCCAGGGCACGATGTACGTCCCGATGCAGGAAGACGAAGGCATGTCCCTCACGCGCGACCGCGCATTGAGACTGGAGTCCTATCTGGGCGTGATGTCGGTCGGAGAGCCGTGA
- a CDS encoding response regulator transcription factor has product MSPHAAAELLRAETAQGRFDTTVMDALLASGPAPTPSERYSARPPAVRLSAREIDVLRSISRGASNKEAARELELSPSTVRTHVESVFRKLECSTRAAATLKASGMGFL; this is encoded by the coding sequence ATGAGCCCACACGCCGCGGCCGAATTGCTTCGGGCCGAAACAGCGCAAGGACGCTTCGATACCACCGTCATGGATGCGCTGCTCGCCTCAGGTCCTGCGCCAACCCCTAGCGAACGATACAGCGCAAGGCCGCCCGCAGTGCGCTTGTCGGCGCGTGAAATCGACGTCCTGCGATCCATCAGCCGTGGCGCGAGCAACAAGGAAGCCGCGCGCGAACTCGAACTGAGCCCGAGCACCGTACGCACGCATGTGGAGAGCGTATTCCGCAAGCTCGAGTGTTCGACGCGCGCCGCCGCCACGCTCAAGGCATCGGGCATGGGTTTCTTATGA
- the bla gene encoding class A beta-lactamase, which yields MVTRRIFTGALAGASLAGVVAASFGEWAMAADSNGAGLADKISKRLARIEASTSGRLGVSVLDTGSGAHAGLRADEAFPMCSTFKFLAAGFVLARVDKGEEDLRRKIVYSKSDLVDYSPVTQHHADSAGLSVAALCEAAITLSDNTAANLLLASFGGPAALTAFVRTLGDTQTRLDRNEPTLNESTPGDPRDTTTPNAMLANMRTLLLTDRLSVSSCAQLRDWLIANKTGAKRIREKLPKDWRVGDKTGTGSHGSTNDIAIIWPPKRAPLLVTAYLTQTSAQTARREAAIADIGGLVVSSF from the coding sequence ATGGTTACACGGCGGATATTCACGGGCGCTCTTGCGGGCGCGTCCCTAGCTGGTGTTGTGGCGGCATCGTTTGGAGAATGGGCGATGGCCGCAGATAGCAATGGCGCCGGTCTAGCGGACAAGATAAGCAAACGGCTCGCGCGGATCGAAGCGAGCACCAGTGGCCGGCTCGGTGTCTCGGTCCTGGACACGGGTTCAGGCGCCCACGCCGGACTGCGCGCCGACGAAGCGTTTCCCATGTGCAGCACCTTCAAGTTCCTCGCCGCCGGTTTCGTACTGGCGCGCGTGGACAAGGGCGAGGAAGACCTGAGGCGGAAGATCGTCTATTCGAAGAGCGATCTGGTCGATTACTCGCCCGTCACGCAACATCACGCCGACAGCGCGGGCTTGAGTGTCGCCGCGCTCTGCGAAGCTGCGATCACCCTCAGCGACAACACCGCCGCCAACCTGCTGCTCGCGAGCTTCGGCGGACCGGCCGCGCTGACTGCGTTTGTGCGGACCTTGGGCGACACGCAAACGCGCCTCGACCGCAACGAACCGACGCTCAACGAAAGCACGCCTGGCGATCCGCGCGATACCACCACGCCCAACGCCATGCTCGCCAATATGCGCACGCTGCTGCTGACGGACCGGTTATCGGTGAGTTCATGCGCCCAGTTGCGGGACTGGCTGATCGCGAACAAGACCGGCGCGAAGCGCATTCGCGAGAAGCTGCCGAAGGACTGGCGCGTCGGCGATAAAACCGGCACAGGGTCGCACGGCTCGACCAATGACATTGCGATCATCTGGCCGCCCAAACGCGCGCCGCTGCTCGTCACGGCTTATCTGACACAAACGAGCGCGCAAACCGCTCGCAGGGAAGCGGCGATTGCGGATATTGGCGGACTGGTTGTGTCGTCGTTTTAA
- a CDS encoding LysR family transcriptional regulator, producing the protein MRPYLPLNALRAFESSARHLSFTRAALELNVTQAAVSQQVRSLEERLGTTLFKRLPRGLGMTDEGLALRPVLTDAFDRIEAVLKQFDGGHFHEVLTVGAVGTFAVGWLMPRLKSFRAAHPFIELRLLTHNNLVDLATEGLDFAIRFGDGTWPGSVATKLFDAPLAILCSPEIGQRLDQPEALANETLLRSYRVDDWTRWFATAGIAPRTLRGPVFDSSRLMVEAAMQGAGVALAPAVMFERELNMGSLVRPFSVEVNAGSYWLTSVRGKSMTPAMLSFSNWIAGEVSTGHS; encoded by the coding sequence ATGCGGCCTTATCTCCCTCTGAACGCCTTGCGGGCGTTCGAATCGTCCGCGCGGCATCTGAGCTTCACGCGCGCCGCGCTCGAACTGAATGTCACGCAGGCGGCGGTCAGCCAGCAAGTGAGATCGCTTGAAGAACGGCTTGGCACGACGCTCTTCAAGCGCTTGCCGCGCGGCCTTGGGATGACCGACGAAGGCCTCGCGCTGCGCCCGGTCCTGACCGATGCGTTCGATCGGATCGAAGCTGTCCTCAAGCAATTCGATGGCGGCCATTTCCACGAGGTGCTGACGGTCGGCGCCGTCGGCACCTTCGCGGTCGGCTGGCTGATGCCGCGCCTCAAGTCGTTCCGCGCGGCGCATCCGTTTATCGAACTGCGTTTGCTCACGCATAACAACCTGGTCGATCTGGCAACCGAAGGGCTGGACTTCGCGATTCGTTTCGGCGACGGCACATGGCCGGGTTCGGTCGCGACCAAGCTCTTCGACGCGCCGCTTGCCATCTTGTGTTCGCCGGAGATCGGGCAGCGGCTCGATCAGCCCGAGGCGCTTGCCAACGAGACGTTGTTGCGCTCGTATCGTGTCGATGACTGGACGCGCTGGTTCGCCACCGCCGGCATCGCGCCGCGAACGCTGCGCGGTCCCGTATTCGATTCGTCGCGATTGATGGTGGAAGCAGCCATGCAGGGCGCGGGCGTGGCGCTCGCGCCCGCCGTGATGTTCGAGCGCGAACTGAACATGGGCAGTCTCGTTCGTCCGTTCAGCGTCGAGGTGAACGCGGGCAGCTACTGGCTGACATCAGTGAGAGGAAAAAGCATGACACCCGCCATGCTTTCCTTCAGCAACTGGATTGCCGGCGAAGTCTCGACGGGACACTCATAA
- a CDS encoding universal stress protein has protein sequence MFDYRRILTCYDDTAEMKAALHHATSLGKSLRAELHVLVVIDKAAMVSSTLGLPSDGAYMNIEHTARETLKRGLDLAQERGVSAHGHVAVGNIVDNVRHYAEALRADFVVVGHRRRSGFARLWHGPAPHQTLIGRCGESAVITVTV, from the coding sequence ATGTTCGACTATCGGCGCATCCTCACGTGTTACGACGACACGGCGGAGATGAAGGCGGCGTTGCATCACGCAACATCGCTTGGAAAATCCTTGCGGGCGGAGTTGCACGTGCTGGTTGTCATCGATAAAGCCGCAATGGTGTCGTCCACACTCGGCCTGCCGTCCGATGGCGCTTATATGAACATCGAGCATACGGCGCGCGAGACGTTGAAGCGCGGGCTTGATCTTGCACAGGAGCGTGGCGTAAGCGCGCACGGGCACGTTGCGGTGGGCAATATCGTCGATAACGTGCGGCACTACGCCGAGGCGTTGCGCGCTGATTTCGTGGTGGTGGGGCACAGGCGACGGTCCGGATTTGCACGCCTGTGGCATGGGCCGGCGCCGCATCAGACGCTGATCGGACGATGCGGGGAGAGTGCTGTGATTACGGTGACGGTTTAA
- a CDS encoding MFS transporter — protein sequence MKPVSERIATTAIFLANGLGIGAWAVEVPRIKETLSLSDTALGLALFAFALGAIVAMPLAGRLAPRFGSGRVTAFLGLAFVIALPLPAFVPDFAVLCAVLFVLGAANGALDVSMNGHASAIEGEWHAPIMSSFHAAWSVGGLLGAASGAALQVNGIGTMGGLLIPDAVIAMLVLAAAVFALRDIGPRVQTAASGFVLPSGAVMKLAGLAFLCMLVEGAVADWSAVFLRSALDTQASAAALGYSSFAFAMAACRVVGDVSVRRLGSSAVVAIGGLIAALGLALVLGYPNVVTACVGFALVGIGLANIVPVIFSAAGRSTSTPAVGVSMAATAGYAGFLVGPPMIGFAAGFLGLRLALFALVIATLVVCLLGGKAVRSAAA from the coding sequence ATGAAACCCGTCTCCGAACGTATCGCCACAACCGCCATATTTCTCGCCAACGGACTTGGGATCGGCGCGTGGGCCGTCGAGGTTCCGCGCATCAAGGAGACCTTGTCCCTGAGCGACACCGCGCTGGGACTGGCACTATTCGCATTCGCCCTGGGCGCGATCGTCGCCATGCCGCTCGCCGGCCGCCTCGCTCCGCGTTTTGGCAGCGGACGCGTCACGGCGTTCCTCGGCCTTGCGTTCGTGATCGCACTGCCCTTGCCCGCCTTCGTACCCGACTTCGCGGTCCTCTGCGCGGTGCTCTTTGTCCTGGGCGCGGCAAACGGCGCACTGGATGTATCAATGAACGGACACGCCAGCGCCATTGAAGGCGAATGGCACGCGCCGATCATGTCGTCGTTTCACGCGGCGTGGAGCGTGGGCGGTTTGCTCGGTGCGGCATCGGGCGCCGCGCTCCAGGTGAACGGCATCGGCACGATGGGCGGCCTTCTGATTCCCGATGCAGTCATCGCCATGCTTGTCCTTGCCGCCGCCGTTTTTGCGCTAAGGGATATTGGACCGCGGGTGCAGACAGCGGCGAGCGGATTCGTGCTGCCTAGCGGCGCGGTGATGAAACTCGCCGGCCTCGCGTTTCTCTGCATGCTGGTCGAAGGAGCGGTTGCCGACTGGAGCGCGGTGTTCCTGCGCTCCGCACTCGATACACAAGCGAGCGCCGCGGCGTTGGGTTATTCATCGTTTGCTTTTGCGATGGCAGCGTGTCGCGTTGTCGGCGATGTCTCCGTGCGCCGGCTCGGATCGAGTGCAGTGGTTGCAATCGGTGGCCTGATCGCAGCGCTTGGGCTTGCCCTGGTGCTTGGATACCCGAACGTGGTCACCGCTTGCGTGGGCTTTGCGCTGGTAGGTATTGGACTGGCGAACATCGTCCCGGTCATTTTCAGCGCAGCCGGACGATCGACATCGACGCCCGCAGTCGGGGTCTCGATGGCGGCAACCGCGGGTTACGCCGGGTTCCTGGTCGGTCCGCCGATGATTGGATTTGCAGCGGGGTTCCTTGGCCTTCGGCTTGCGCTGTTTGCGCTCGTTATAGCCACGCTCGTTGTTTGCCTGCTAGGCGGTAAAGCGGTCAGGAGCGCAGCCGCCTAG